The following are encoded in a window of Leptotrichia hongkongensis genomic DNA:
- a CDS encoding cobalamin adenosyltransferase, with translation MPVITEGMLRKLDKEGQLEKVHITEKDILTPSAREFLNVKKIDFRIKRSQDQVVNNESDNVNRVKDSQANTSEEKAPPKRQYKDYITGATYDKKPEFMTQLFGNELVVKNHKRIVLRGKFDILQAEVIRYWKKYEKNKKLESDFAQAYRFVRDLFISEMTDTPFQERDVLGYDIDTLKDITHNTIKYYKTGHLFEINADFDEAVIDINCLRALSRECEVAAVDAFYKEGKTERVDMLKALNRLSSILYLMMLKANNGDYKS, from the coding sequence ATGCCTGTTATAACAGAAGGAATGCTTAGAAAATTAGATAAGGAAGGGCAGCTTGAAAAAGTACATATAACTGAAAAAGACATCCTTACACCGTCAGCAAGAGAGTTTTTAAATGTGAAAAAAATTGATTTTAGAATAAAAAGATCACAGGATCAAGTTGTGAATAACGAATCAGATAATGTAAACAGAGTTAAAGACTCTCAAGCAAATACTTCCGAAGAAAAAGCCCCTCCAAAAAGACAGTATAAAGACTATATTACAGGAGCAACTTATGATAAAAAGCCTGAATTTATGACTCAACTGTTTGGAAATGAACTTGTTGTAAAAAATCATAAGAGAATTGTTTTACGAGGTAAATTTGATATTTTGCAGGCTGAGGTAATAAGATACTGGAAAAAATACGAAAAGAATAAAAAATTGGAAAGTGACTTTGCACAAGCATACAGATTTGTAAGAGATTTGTTTATAAGTGAAATGACTGATACACCGTTTCAGGAAAGAGATGTTCTTGGATATGACATTGATACATTAAAAGATATAACTCATAATACAATTAAATATTACAAAACAGGACATCTCTTTGAAATAAATGCTGACTTTGATGAAGCAGTCATTGATATAAACTGTCTTAGAGCTTTGTCAAGAGAGTGTGAAGTTGCTGCAGTAGATGCTTTTTATAAGGAAGGGAAGACGGAAAGAGTAGACATGCTAAAGGCACTAAACCGTCTGAGCAGTATATTGTACTTGATGATGTTAAAAGCAAATAACGGAGATTATAAATCATAA
- a CDS encoding BMC domain-containing protein: MDSYGYVETRGLVTAIEAADAALKAANVTLTNYYYVKGGIVTIEVMGDVAAVNAAVEAAVESAKRLGNFLSSNVIARVAAETKKILISDNGKKSDEKTVVQEKSEEKVIEETLEEKIDERSIVENTDKKEAIVEQTEDIVVKEPAQEIFEKASEEISEKIEIAEIIEDAHQKEEVKAELSDGNQENKEISLKKDSKKKEDEIKKLRKEYQDTKVVDLKTKVNNLKLGYTWNQIKTMPKKKLIEILIKNNQEE, encoded by the coding sequence ATGGATTCGTACGGATATGTGGAAACACGGGGACTTGTAACGGCAATAGAGGCTGCCGATGCTGCATTGAAAGCTGCTAATGTAACATTGACAAACTATTACTATGTAAAAGGTGGAATTGTAACCATTGAAGTGATGGGAGATGTTGCTGCTGTAAATGCCGCTGTGGAGGCTGCCGTTGAAAGTGCTAAAAGACTTGGCAATTTCCTGAGTAGCAATGTCATTGCGAGAGTGGCTGCTGAAACGAAGAAAATCCTAATAAGTGATAATGGAAAAAAATCAGATGAAAAGACAGTTGTCCAAGAAAAATCTGAAGAAAAAGTTATTGAAGAAACTCTAGAAGAGAAAATAGATGAACGGTCAATAGTTGAGAATACAGATAAAAAAGAGGCAATAGTTGAACAAACGGAGGATATAGTAGTAAAAGAGCCTGCTCAAGAGATTTTTGAAAAAGCATCTGAAGAAATTTCAGAAAAAATTGAAATAGCAGAAATAATCGAAGATGCGCATCAAAAAGAAGAAGTAAAAGCAGAATTAAGTGACGGCAATCAGGAAAATAAGGAAATTTCACTAAAGAAAGATTCCAAAAAAAAAGAAGACGAAATAAAAAAATTGAGAAAAGAATATCAGGATACGAAGGTAGTCGACTTAAAAACAAAGGTAAATAACCTTAAACTTGGCTATACTTGGAATCAGATAAAGACAATGCCAAAGAAAAAATTGATAGAAATTTTGATAAAAAATAATCAGGAGGAATAG
- a CDS encoding EutP/PduV family microcompartment system protein, producing MKKILLIGKSMCGKTTLTQRIHGLDIQYEKTQMLKYSDDILDTPGEYMENRMLYKALIISSYDCDVIGMVQACNEEHNVFPPGFSTAFTKPVIGIVTKSDLGGDVERACEILENAGAQKVFVVSSYENKGIEELVKYLEDDNGQLEGDK from the coding sequence TTGAAAAAGATACTTTTAATAGGAAAATCAATGTGCGGTAAGACAACATTGACTCAAAGAATACACGGTCTGGATATACAATATGAAAAAACACAGATGTTAAAGTATTCTGATGATATTTTAGATACGCCTGGTGAATATATGGAAAATAGAATGCTTTACAAGGCTTTGATTATAAGTTCGTATGACTGTGATGTTATAGGAATGGTTCAGGCGTGTAATGAGGAGCATAATGTTTTTCCGCCAGGATTTTCCACAGCTTTTACAAAACCTGTAATTGGAATTGTAACAAAATCTGATTTGGGTGGAGATGTGGAAAGAGCTTGTGAAATATTAGAAAATGCAGGAGCCCAAAAAGTTTTTGTTGTAAGTTCTTATGAAAATAAAGGAATTGAAGAGCTTGTCAAATATCTGGAAGATGATAACGGGCAGTTAGAAGGTGATAAATAA
- a CDS encoding acetaldehyde dehydrogenase (acetylating), with protein sequence MDKDLQSIQEVRDLLNSASKAFEEYSQFSQAQIDEIVREICEEAQKHEVELAKLANEETGFGRWEDKVLKNRLASVGVYEAIKDQKTKGIILDDKEKGITEIGVPMGIIAALIPSTNPTSSTIYKIMIALKAGNAVIVSPHPNAKDCIIKTAEYLIKAAERKGAPKGLIGVIKTPTLQATQELMKHKKTSLILATGGEAMVKAAYSSGTPAIGVGPGNGPAFIERSADIRKAVKRIIDSKTFDNGVICASEQSIVTEEVIKNQVVDELKRQGAYFLNKDERNKVGSILMRANNTMNPKIVGKTALYIAAMAGITVPTTTKVLVSEETEVSHLNPYSREKLCPVLGFYTEETWEKACEKCIEILENEGIGHTMSMHTNNENIVREFSLKKPVSRLLVNTAAALGGVGATTNLLPAFTLGCGTVGGSSTSDNIGPLNLINIRRVAYGTKELEELKEEGSCVNTCSVDNSRVNENEIEDIIRKVLDGIIKK encoded by the coding sequence ATGGATAAAGATTTACAATCAATACAAGAAGTAAGAGATTTATTAAATAGCGCAAGTAAAGCATTTGAAGAATATAGTCAGTTCTCGCAAGCTCAAATTGATGAAATAGTAAGGGAAATCTGTGAAGAAGCCCAAAAACATGAAGTTGAGCTAGCAAAACTTGCTAATGAAGAAACAGGATTTGGACGTTGGGAAGACAAAGTTCTAAAAAATAGACTTGCTTCAGTAGGAGTATATGAAGCTATAAAAGATCAGAAGACAAAAGGAATAATTCTTGATGACAAGGAAAAAGGGATAACTGAAATAGGAGTTCCAATGGGTATAATTGCAGCCTTGATTCCATCAACTAATCCTACTTCGTCAACAATTTATAAAATAATGATAGCATTAAAGGCAGGAAACGCAGTAATTGTAAGCCCTCACCCAAATGCAAAGGACTGTATAATTAAGACTGCAGAATACTTGATAAAAGCTGCTGAAAGAAAAGGTGCTCCAAAAGGACTCATTGGAGTTATAAAAACACCTACATTACAAGCTACACAAGAACTTATGAAACATAAAAAGACTTCATTAATTCTTGCAACAGGTGGAGAAGCGATGGTAAAAGCTGCTTATAGTTCAGGAACACCTGCAATAGGGGTAGGACCTGGAAATGGACCTGCGTTTATTGAAAGAAGTGCTGATATAAGAAAAGCCGTTAAAAGAATTATCGACAGTAAAACTTTTGATAATGGAGTAATTTGTGCTTCAGAACAATCAATAGTTACAGAAGAAGTAATTAAAAATCAAGTAGTAGATGAACTAAAAAGACAAGGAGCATATTTCCTTAACAAAGATGAAAGAAATAAAGTTGGAAGTATCCTTATGCGTGCAAACAACACAATGAATCCAAAAATAGTTGGAAAAACAGCCTTATATATAGCTGCAATGGCAGGAATAACAGTCCCTACGACTACAAAAGTGCTTGTTTCTGAAGAAACAGAAGTTTCTCACTTGAACCCTTATTCAAGAGAAAAATTATGTCCTGTATTAGGATTTTATACAGAAGAAACTTGGGAAAAAGCATGTGAAAAATGTATAGAAATTCTTGAAAATGAAGGAATTGGACATACAATGTCAATGCACACAAATAATGAAAATATCGTAAGAGAATTTTCATTGAAAAAACCTGTGTCAAGATTGCTTGTAAATACAGCTGCGGCACTTGGAGGAGTAGGAGCAACAACTAATCTTTTACCTGCGTTTACATTAGGATGTGGAACTGTTGGAGGAAGTTCAACTTCTGACAATATTGGACCATTAAACCTTATAAATATTAGAAGAGTAGCTTATGGTACAAAGGAACTGGAAGAATTGAAAGAAGAAGGTTCATGTGTAAATACATGTTCAGTTGATAATTCACGAGTGAACGAAAATGAAATTGAAGATATCATAAGAAAAGTATTGGACGGAATTATAAAAAAATAG
- the eutS gene encoding ethanolamine utilization microcompartment protein EutS, whose translation MEEEKKQRMIQEYVPGRQLTLAHIIANPQRDLSKKIGLSENNTNAIGILTITPGEAAIIAADLATKSAGVEIGFVDRFTGSVVINGDVGSVEAAVNEVVSYFKNVLRFSITQITRS comes from the coding sequence ATGGAAGAAGAAAAAAAACAGAGAATGATACAGGAATATGTGCCCGGTAGACAGTTGACTCTGGCTCACATAATTGCAAATCCACAAAGAGATTTATCAAAAAAGATAGGGCTTTCCGAAAATAATACAAATGCAATAGGAATACTTACAATAACTCCGGGAGAAGCGGCAATAATTGCGGCAGATCTGGCTACTAAAAGTGCAGGAGTTGAAATAGGATTTGTTGACAGGTTTACAGGATCGGTTGTAATAAACGGAGATGTGGGAAGCGTAGAAGCTGCTGTAAATGAAGTAGTTTCATATTTTAAAAATGTACTAAGATTTAGCATAACTCAAATAACGAGGTCATAA
- a CDS encoding 1-propanol dehydrogenase PduQ has translation MGLFQIKPDIHYGANSLDILRTMEIEKVFLVTDENMVKLKVVNRITNILKSRGIDAKIYSDVKPDPTDEEIIKGMLELSAYDPDCIIALGGGSPIDACKSMIYFTNKIKRAMGEYKKPKFIAVPTTSGTGSEVTSYAVVTTQSKKIPLSDSEMLPDIAILNPEFIKTLPPSIIADTGMDVLTHAIEAYVSRSRNLFTNTLAIGAIKTVFADLVSNFENPELERERIDLQIASCMAGVAFSNAGLGINHSIAHSLGARFHKPHGRLNAIIMPKVIEFNAQNKNAARYYREIAEALGFAPKEDAEGVEILAKAIKMRAAKMSIPGSLRELGIPEDQYFSEMESVIDQIENDMCTGENPRRFSRIEMKQLLTDLY, from the coding sequence ATGGGTTTATTTCAAATAAAGCCGGATATTCATTACGGAGCTAATTCTTTGGATATATTAAGAACAATGGAAATCGAAAAAGTATTTTTAGTAACAGACGAGAATATGGTCAAACTAAAAGTAGTGAATAGAATAACAAATATCTTAAAATCAAGAGGAATAGATGCTAAAATATATTCGGATGTTAAACCAGATCCCACAGATGAAGAAATTATAAAGGGTATGCTTGAGCTTAGTGCTTATGATCCTGACTGCATAATAGCACTAGGAGGAGGATCACCGATAGATGCCTGTAAATCAATGATTTATTTTACAAATAAAATAAAAAGGGCAATGGGAGAATATAAAAAGCCTAAATTTATTGCAGTTCCAACAACAAGTGGAACAGGATCAGAAGTAACATCTTATGCAGTTGTTACAACTCAAAGTAAAAAAATACCGCTAAGTGACAGTGAAATGCTGCCTGATATAGCAATTTTAAATCCAGAGTTTATAAAAACTCTTCCGCCATCAATAATTGCGGATACAGGAATGGATGTTTTGACACACGCTATAGAAGCTTATGTTTCAAGATCTAGAAACTTGTTTACAAATACACTTGCCATAGGAGCAATAAAAACTGTTTTTGCTGATTTGGTAAGCAACTTTGAAAATCCTGAACTTGAAAGAGAAAGAATTGATTTACAGATTGCTTCATGTATGGCAGGAGTAGCATTTAGCAATGCAGGACTGGGAATAAACCACAGTATAGCACATTCGCTAGGGGCAAGATTTCATAAACCGCATGGACGGCTTAATGCGATAATAATGCCAAAAGTTATAGAGTTTAATGCACAAAATAAAAATGCGGCTAGATATTATCGTGAAATTGCTGAAGCATTGGGATTTGCACCTAAGGAAGATGCAGAAGGAGTAGAAATTTTAGCAAAAGCTATTAAAATGCGAGCCGCTAAAATGTCGATACCAGGTAGCTTAAGAGAACTTGGTATACCTGAAGATCAATATTTTTCAGAAATGGAAAGCGTAATTGATCAGATAGAAAATGATATGTGTACTGGGGAAAACCCAAGAAGATTTAGCAGAATAGAAATGAAGCAGCTACTGACAGATTTATATTAA
- a CDS encoding ethanolamine utilization protein, producing MDTQDLIEVLAREVLKEIAKRENQSLSENIKHSPEKSIITAFLGNDEVLKDELKKETSVVDNIKLDSTWEEIEKNENKKRLVVSTLGINDLIDLSQGKKSIITEFLFNEGEVLLVEEGLEYKKYTKPAALISLYDEYVKKVQEFGIKVVKRTEVKNVFDAKEKVYLKGLVTESRLRKLGLKNQMLEVDAKSKVTSLAMDYIKENSIELCYERGQ from the coding sequence ATGGATACTCAAGATTTAATAGAAGTGCTTGCAAGGGAAGTATTAAAGGAAATTGCCAAAAGAGAAAACCAAAGTTTATCTGAAAATATCAAACATTCTCCTGAAAAATCAATAATAACAGCTTTTTTAGGAAATGATGAAGTCTTGAAGGATGAACTTAAAAAAGAGACATCAGTTGTAGACAATATAAAGTTGGACAGTACATGGGAAGAAATAGAAAAAAATGAAAATAAAAAGAGACTTGTTGTATCAACTCTTGGAATAAATGATTTAATTGATCTCTCACAAGGGAAAAAAAGTATCATAACAGAATTCCTTTTCAATGAAGGAGAAGTTCTGCTTGTGGAAGAAGGGCTGGAATATAAAAAATATACTAAACCTGCTGCATTAATAAGCCTTTATGACGAATATGTCAAAAAAGTTCAAGAATTTGGAATAAAGGTTGTGAAAAGAACAGAAGTAAAAAATGTTTTTGATGCTAAAGAAAAAGTGTATCTGAAAGGTTTGGTAACAGAAAGCAGGCTTAGAAAGCTAGGATTAAAAAATCAGATGCTTGAAGTTGACGCAAAATCTAAAGTAACTTCCCTTGCGATGGATTATATAAAAGAAAATAGCATTGAACTGTGCTATGAAAGAGGACAATAA
- a CDS encoding BMC domain-containing protein, producing MATLNALGMIETKGLVAAIEAADAMVKAANVTLIGKEHVGGGLVTVLVRGDVGAVKAATDAGAAAAERVGELISIHVIPRPHAEVETILPR from the coding sequence ATGGCAACATTAAATGCACTAGGAATGATTGAAACAAAAGGATTAGTAGCGGCAATAGAAGCTGCCGATGCGATGGTAAAAGCAGCAAACGTTACTCTAATCGGAAAAGAACACGTAGGTGGAGGACTAGTAACAGTATTAGTAAGAGGAGATGTAGGAGCAGTTAAGGCTGCAACAGATGCAGGAGCTGCGGCTGCTGAAAGAGTAGGAGAATTGATTTCAATTCATGTAATCCCACGTCCACATGCTGAAGTTGAAACTATTTTGCCTAGATAA
- a CDS encoding BMC domain-containing protein, with translation MATLNALGMIETKGLVAAVEAADAMVKAANVTLIGKEHVGGGLVTVLVRGDVGAVKAATDAGAAAAERVGELISIHVIPRPHTEIEAILPKARVVEGE, from the coding sequence ATGGCAACATTAAATGCATTAGGAATGATTGAAACTAAAGGATTGGTAGCGGCAGTAGAAGCTGCAGATGCGATGGTAAAAGCTGCAAATGTTACTTTAATTGGGAAAGAACACGTAGGAGGAGGATTAGTAACAGTATTAGTAAGAGGAGATGTAGGAGCAGTTAAAGCTGCAACAGATGCAGGAGCTGCGGCTGCTGAAAGAGTAGGAGAATTGATTTCAATTCACGTAATTCCTCGTCCTCATACTGAAATTGAAGCTATATTGCCTAAAGCAAGAGTAGTTGAGGGTGAATAA
- the eutD gene encoding ethanolamine utilization phosphate acetyltransferase EutD produces the protein MDRNELERIIRDKLQEILTTEKEDTFMVEASGRHVHLTKEHVEALFGEGYELTPVKDLSQPGQFAAKERVRVIGPKGEFSSVAILGPCRNFSQVELSLTDCREIGVKGVIRESGKIEGTPGILIGVGDKYIQLDKGLIVARRHIHMTSEDAKRFSVNDGETVKVKIHSDRPLIFDDVLIRVKDSFRLSMHIDFDEANACGYTSGVTGSIVKD, from the coding sequence ATGGACAGAAATGAATTGGAGAGAATAATAAGAGATAAGTTGCAGGAAATTCTGACAACAGAAAAAGAAGATACCTTTATGGTGGAAGCGTCAGGTCGTCATGTGCATCTTACCAAAGAACACGTGGAAGCACTTTTTGGAGAAGGATATGAGTTGACACCTGTAAAAGATTTATCACAGCCTGGACAGTTTGCCGCAAAGGAAAGAGTCAGAGTAATTGGACCAAAAGGAGAATTTTCGAGTGTTGCAATATTAGGACCATGCAGAAATTTTTCTCAAGTAGAGTTATCACTTACTGACTGCCGTGAAATTGGAGTCAAAGGAGTAATAAGAGAAAGCGGAAAAATTGAAGGAACACCAGGAATACTTATAGGTGTAGGTGATAAATATATACAGTTGGATAAAGGACTTATAGTTGCAAGAAGACACATACACATGACAAGTGAAGATGCAAAAAGATTTTCTGTAAATGATGGTGAAACTGTGAAAGTAAAAATTCATAGTGACAGACCATTAATATTTGATGATGTTTTAATAAGAGTAAAGGACAGTTTCAGATTGAGCATGCATATTGATTTTGATGAAGCAAATGCTTGTGGATATACTTCAGGAGTAACTGGAAGCATTGTAAAAGATTAA
- a CDS encoding EutN/CcmL family microcompartment protein has product MLIGKVVDNVWATRKDEKLRGLKLMVVEVEGTGEGHGSRKMVAADYIGAGQGDKVIIVTGSSARHVFDAETPVDATIVGIIDSLESEKE; this is encoded by the coding sequence ATGTTAATTGGAAAAGTTGTAGATAATGTCTGGGCAACAAGAAAGGATGAAAAGCTAAGAGGACTAAAACTTATGGTAGTTGAAGTGGAAGGTACAGGTGAAGGTCATGGAAGCAGAAAAATGGTTGCAGCCGATTATATCGGTGCTGGACAGGGCGATAAGGTAATAATTGTTACTGGAAGTTCTGCAAGACATGTATTTGATGCTGAAACTCCTGTAGATGCGACTATTGTAGGAATAATAGACAGTTTGGAATCGGAAAAGGAGTAA
- a CDS encoding sensor histidine kinase — protein sequence MLRTICKQYTQLSNKDIEKLEKICEGLPVMSKLLKADVFIDCMTENRDTAIVVAEAKPRIGSSYTQSVVGKFAYRKNEPAVLRTLETGHPSRDYKALTQENKSVTQNVVPIRSDEQDGKIIAVLIVEEGMNEENIGKGLSFLNNATDDILMSSVGMMRERKIIDYINDGIIIFNEEGMCIYANSRAKYVYRKIGYKDSFLGEKFDNIVIDNVEFEDVLSGKVNKRSDINISNMVLSLEYILVKETKNVKNVVLFIKDITEIKVKEKELVLKSVAIKEIHHRVKNNLQTIASLLRIQARKTDDKAVKAAFSDSINRILSISVTHELLAQNGLDELEIKEVINKILKNSVRENLDGHLKLKIDVIGDNFEISSDKATTIALIVNELVENCIKHAFKGKTKGQIIIKVRRGEMKSRISISDNGIGMDERDFEKGSIGLQIVKSLVKEKLYGNLDIKTGNKGTDISFGFEN from the coding sequence ATGCTTAGAACGATATGTAAACAATATACACAACTTTCAAATAAAGATATTGAAAAGCTGGAAAAAATATGTGAAGGGCTGCCTGTAATGAGTAAACTTCTAAAGGCGGACGTGTTTATAGACTGCATGACAGAAAATAGAGATACAGCAATTGTAGTTGCTGAGGCAAAACCAAGAATAGGATCGAGCTATACTCAAAGTGTAGTAGGAAAATTTGCCTATAGGAAAAATGAACCAGCTGTACTTAGAACTCTTGAAACTGGGCATCCATCAAGAGATTATAAGGCGTTAACGCAAGAAAATAAAAGTGTAACGCAAAATGTAGTACCCATAAGAAGTGATGAACAAGATGGGAAAATAATAGCCGTTCTTATAGTTGAAGAAGGAATGAATGAGGAAAATATCGGCAAGGGGCTGAGTTTTTTGAACAATGCAACTGATGATATACTTATGAGTTCTGTTGGAATGATGCGAGAGCGGAAAATTATTGACTATATAAATGATGGAATTATAATCTTTAACGAGGAAGGCATGTGCATATATGCTAATTCCAGAGCAAAATATGTTTACAGAAAAATTGGCTATAAGGATTCTTTCCTTGGAGAAAAATTTGATAATATTGTAATTGATAATGTTGAATTTGAAGATGTACTAAGTGGAAAAGTAAATAAAAGATCTGATATAAATATATCAAATATGGTTTTAAGCCTTGAATATATACTAGTAAAGGAAACAAAGAACGTTAAAAATGTAGTCTTATTTATAAAAGATATTACTGAAATTAAAGTGAAGGAAAAGGAACTAGTCCTAAAATCTGTTGCAATAAAGGAAATACACCATCGAGTAAAGAACAATTTGCAGACAATAGCAAGCTTACTTAGAATACAGGCTAGAAAGACTGATGATAAAGCTGTAAAGGCTGCATTTAGTGATAGTATAAATAGAATTTTAAGTATTTCAGTTACTCATGAACTGCTTGCACAGAATGGGCTTGACGAACTTGAAATAAAGGAAGTTATAAATAAGATTCTGAAAAATTCAGTGAGAGAGAATTTAGACGGGCATCTGAAGCTTAAAATAGATGTCATTGGAGACAACTTTGAAATAAGTTCAGATAAGGCAACAACAATAGCCTTGATAGTAAACGAACTTGTAGAAAATTGTATAAAGCATGCCTTTAAAGGAAAAACTAAAGGACAAATAATAATAAAAGTAAGAAGAGGGGAAATGAAATCCCGTATTTCCATAAGTGATAATGGAATAGGAATGGATGAAAGAGATTTTGAAAAAGGAAGCATTGGATTGCAAATAGTTAAAAGTCTTGTGAAAGAGAAACTTTATGGGAATCTGGATATAAAGACTGGTAATAAAGGAACTGATATTAGTTTTGGATTTGAAAATTGA
- a CDS encoding BMC domain-containing protein: protein MATLNALGMIETKGLVAAIEAADAMVKAANVTLIGKEHVGGGLVSVLVRGDVGAVKAATDAGAAAAERVGELISIHVIPRPHAEVETILPKGRE from the coding sequence ATGGCAACATTAAATGCACTAGGAATGATTGAAACAAAAGGATTAGTAGCGGCAATAGAAGCTGCCGATGCGATGGTAAAAGCAGCAAACGTTACTCTAATCGGAAAAGAACACGTAGGTGGAGGACTAGTATCAGTATTAGTAAGAGGAGACGTAGGAGCAGTTAAGGCTGCAACAGATGCAGGAGCTGCGGCTGCCGAAAGAGTAGGAGAATTGATTTCAATTCACGTAATCCCACGTCCACATGCTGAAGTTGAGACAATTCTGCCAAAAGGAAGAGAATAA
- a CDS encoding ANTAR domain-containing response regulator, translating into MRKIIVVDDEPITRMDICEILKEANYDVVAQAGDGFDAIEQSRKYKPDFVIMDVKMPILDGLKAAKVITEEKLSRGIVLLTAYSNKEFIEEAKNIGIIGYIVKPIDEKSFIPNLEIIFNKQEEFEKLEKKYLKTSQKLEDRKKIDIAKSILMKTRNFTENEAYEYIRTLSMNKRCDMGKIADIIILSGDEDA; encoded by the coding sequence ATGAGAAAAATAATAGTTGTAGATGATGAGCCGATAACAAGAATGGATATATGTGAAATATTGAAAGAAGCAAATTATGACGTAGTCGCTCAGGCGGGAGACGGCTTTGATGCAATTGAGCAGAGCAGAAAATATAAACCTGATTTTGTAATAATGGATGTCAAAATGCCGATACTTGATGGACTGAAAGCAGCAAAAGTCATAACAGAGGAAAAATTGTCTAGAGGTATTGTTTTACTCACAGCCTATTCCAATAAGGAATTTATAGAAGAAGCCAAGAATATAGGAATAATAGGATATATAGTAAAACCCATTGATGAAAAATCCTTTATTCCTAATCTTGAAATCATATTTAATAAGCAAGAAGAATTTGAAAAGCTGGAAAAAAAATATTTAAAAACAAGTCAGAAGCTGGAGGATAGGAAAAAAATTGATATTGCCAAAAGTATTTTGATGAAAACAAGAAACTTTACTGAAAATGAGGCATATGAATACATAAGAACGCTTAGTATGAATAAAAGATGTGACATGGGAAAAATAGCAGATATTATAATTTTATCTGGAGATGAAGATGCTTAG